One stretch of Sinomonas terrae DNA includes these proteins:
- a CDS encoding SIMPL domain-containing protein has product MVRKPDIVSTTGTGSVRAAPDTAVLRLSVEVREAGLAHAYSGASAAARRVVESVLEQGVPRPDVSTSGLSVHSETVWRENSGQQVVAYVASTGLTVTVRELARTPEVLDAVVRSAGDALRVNGVALEVSDRASLEAAAQEAAFDDAQATAARLARRAGRALGEVLRIDAAAFSAPGPPMPLARAALASTVEPMPVEAGETDIRASVSVTWRLSRPAEQH; this is encoded by the coding sequence GTGGTACGCAAGCCCGACATCGTCAGCACTACCGGCACCGGCTCCGTCCGCGCCGCGCCGGACACCGCCGTCCTCCGCCTCTCGGTCGAAGTGCGCGAGGCTGGCTTGGCCCATGCCTACTCGGGCGCTTCCGCGGCGGCCCGAAGAGTTGTGGAGAGCGTTCTGGAACAGGGCGTTCCGCGCCCCGACGTTTCAACCAGCGGCCTCAGCGTGCACAGCGAGACCGTATGGCGCGAGAACAGCGGGCAGCAGGTTGTCGCCTACGTGGCCAGCACGGGACTCACAGTCACCGTGCGGGAGCTGGCACGCACACCCGAGGTGCTCGACGCCGTCGTCCGCTCCGCCGGGGATGCCCTCAGGGTCAACGGCGTGGCACTCGAGGTGAGTGACCGGGCGAGCCTCGAGGCAGCGGCTCAGGAGGCGGCGTTCGACGACGCGCAGGCGACAGCGGCACGACTCGCCCGGAGGGCGGGGCGCGCTTTAGGCGAGGTCCTGCGAATCGACGCGGCCGCCTTCAGCGCTCCGGGACCGCCCATGCCCCTCGCGCGTGCGGCCTTGGCGAGCACGGTCGAGCCCATGCCGGTCGAGGCGGGCGAGACGGACATCCGCGCCTCCGTCTCGGTGACCTGGCGGCTCTCGCGGCCGGCCGAGCAGCATTGA